In Saccopteryx leptura isolate mSacLep1 chromosome 9, mSacLep1_pri_phased_curated, whole genome shotgun sequence, the genomic window TTGGGTCAGACATCACCTTTCTGTACTCTAGGCCTGGTCACCGCCCCGGGCAGTCATCACAATACCAAGGCCCTAGGTGACAGACACATCATGGAATGTGTCTTCCACATTCAAACCAGTATATTTATAGCAAATAACCAAATACTTTTGGCATAGAGCACATTCACATGAATGTGAAGCTActctgatattttttcttttctattttaaactaCATCTGGGGAAAAAATGGCAGATAAAGTTCTTACTGAAATTTCACACATGGTTTAATACCTCCATTTTTCACAATGTCAGCTGCCAAACCCCCAGCGCAGGTCAAGGTTGTTTCtagggagtgggaggggaggccCACCTACTCAAGACGGTGTCTCTACAGGGAGTCTGTATATTCTAGGGTGCACACGTTGGCATAAATCGTAAAGTGACATGTGTCAAAGGAAAGGCACGGAAAAAAACAGGGTGGGCGCTATTTTCTTGTAAttacaactatggtgttgcagaAATGGGGGACTTTCCCATTTTTTATGGATAATGCTTTTCATGCCCTCCTACCACTACCCAAAGCAAAGAGTTTGGATAAACACATGGGTTTAAATCTGAGCTTGTATTACTACTGTGAACTTTCACCCTTAGAACAACAAACACGTTAGATACACACCGAAGGGATCCGAACCATTTTGTGTTTGTGAAAAAAGCTTTGGCTTATCCAGCATCACACGGCTGAGCAGCCAAGAACCAATCCACCGGTTTCAGATCCCAAGTCCTAGACACGCTGTTCACCTGCCCCTCCACCCCGCCCAGTAGCAATCAGTGGCCTGTCTTAGCCGGTGCAGACTGCTGTAAGAAAACACCGGACCGtgtggcttataaacaatagaCGTTTATTCCCCATCCTTGTGGAGGGTGAGATCAAGGTGCCCACATGGTCAGGTGAGGGTCCTTTTCTGGGTGACATACTTCTCATCCTATATTCACATGGTGGAAGGGACAaggatgctctttttttttttttttttttttttttatatattctactcTGATTTTACTTTGAACGTGTGACCATGTTAAACACTCTCTGCCGAAGCTCTCAAACTCGAGTCATCCCGCCACCACCGGAACGCTTCCTTGCCAATGGGCAGGCCCCTAGGGCTCCAGGGCGAGTGAAGGCGCAGCATGGCCATTTGTTTGGTCCCCTGAGCTTTCAGGCCTGCATCACAGGCCGCGACTTCTCTGCCTGCAGCTTCACTCTGGAGCCAGCAAAGCCCGTGCCGCCCtaggggaggggaaaggcagaAGTGAAGGCAGGTTGCGGGCCGGGCTGGGCCGGCCGGGCTGCAGAAGGAGGAATCCTAAACTGGCCAGGTGAGACAGCGGGGAGGGTCTTCTGAGAACAGGGCGGAGTCTCCAGGTGGGCGTGGCGTATGGATGGCGGGGGCGGGCATTGGAGAGGGATAGGGAGGCAGGAACCAGGAACCGCGGCAGGGGCGCTGCTCACCCTCTGCCGCAGGATTATGTCACGGTCTGTGAGCTTCTCCCCATTCACAGGGTCCACCATGTCCTTCCGAATCAACTTCTCCACGCACTCCAGGGTGGCCACGGACCCAGAGGGCCGCAGCACCGCGCAAGGGGTGGCGTTGCTCAGGCTGTCGCGGGTCACAGCGCATACATAGCGCTCACTGCGTGTGATCAGTCCCACGCGGTCCACGGAGCCGTCAAGAGGCGTGAACCGTACGGGCGTCAAGTCGGACATGCGCAGAGGCTTCCCGGACATGGGGCAGGTCACAGTGCGTGACGGCTTCTCCAACTTGGTGGCTTTGGCCTCGGGGGTCAGTGACGGGATCCAGAAACTGGGCAGGGTTTTGTCCTTGTCCTTGCCTGAGGGTCCAGCGCTGAGACCGGGTTGGTCATCCTCTGGGCCACTCCCTGAGGTGGTCTTGGGCGTGAATGGGTTGAGGGGCCGACTCACAATGGCTGCCTCCTTCTCCAGGAAGCACCGAACCTGGTCCTGTGCTGCTGCCCACTGTAGCTCTTTTTGTTCCTCTCGCCGCGCTCCCCATTGCTTCTCATAGGCCTTCATCTGTCAGGCAATCTCCTTCTTCTGGTGCAAAATGTACTCCAGAATGGCCTCGCGCTCATACAGGTAGCCATCAGGCGTGACGACAGGGTCATGGCAGGGCTGCAGAG contains:
- the LOC136380603 gene encoding LOW QUALITY PROTEIN: nitric oxide synthase-interacting protein-like (The sequence of the model RefSeq protein was modified relative to this genomic sequence to represent the inferred CDS: substituted 1 base at 1 genomic stop codon), yielding MLYPLRHHRMTRHGKNCTARAVYTYHEKKKDTAASGYGTQNIRLSRDAVKDFDCCCLSLQPCHDPVVTPDGYLYEREAILEYILHQKKEIAXQMKAYEKQWGARREEQKELQWAAAQDQVRCFLEKEAAIVSRPLNPFTPKTTSGSGPEDDQPGLSAGPSGKDKDKTLPSFWIPSLTPEAKATKLEKPSRTVTCPMSGKPLRMSDLTPVRFTPLDGSVDRVGLITRSERYVCAVTRDSLSNATPCAVLRPSGSVATLECVEKLIRKDMVDPVNGEKLTDRDIILRQRGGTGFAGSRVKLQAEKSRPVMQA